The following proteins are co-located in the Apium graveolens cultivar Ventura chromosome 5, ASM990537v1, whole genome shotgun sequence genome:
- the LOC141661208 gene encoding uncharacterized protein LOC141661208, translating to MNPTWPLASFLQKVVNDWNFHVSIFAIGRAKKKALEKINRNHIDQYGKLWEYGNELLKVMPDSTIKLMTEEHEVSDGRKRFKRFYICLGPLKRGFRAGCRPLLDLDAWAIVEAENSDSWNWFLMNVKEDLNIENDVRWAFISDKQKGLIDALEAVFPNVEHRFCVMYLYRNMWKDHKGIGVRMLLWLAARATTDYTFNKHMEELKKLRNQEANGVGVLSEQCKSDIFVNTHCEVFNSSITKYRDLPIISMLKAIHKDVMRRIQQRRDKMQNSYALNPIYPNAMRRLNKAIDQSKGCHVLWSGGARYLVTMTGGGYEMVVDLEAHKCACKKWELSGIPCYHACACIAWSKKGYEPFIHQCFTKDLFLECYKYIVEPICGEEKWTETPYPKPLPPEVKPQTGRPKKKRSKKNDVVGVDATRLKRQNTTVKCTYCTEYGHNTRTCPAKTSDITNGCEKTVKIMKKYIPKKKAPEAPTTGQTDIPPVQNPIPHEVRNVTQTDISVHEVQGRRTSPRKIVRVRQKYTPKKKAPETI from the exons ATGAATCCCACATGGCCCTTAGCCTCATTCCTACAGAAGGTGGTAAATGATTGGAACTTTCATGTTTCCATTTTTGCAATAGGCAGGGCAAAGAAGAAGGCATTAGAGAAAATTAATAGGAACCATATTGATCAGTATGGGAAGCTATGGGAGTATGGTAATGAGCTGCTGAAAGTCATGCCTGATAGCACTATCAAATTGATGACTGAAGAACATGAGGTGAGTGATGGTAGaaagagatttaagagattttACATTTGTCTTGGGCCATTAAAAAGGGGATTTAGGGCTGGATGTAGGCCTCTCCTGGATTTGGATG CTTGGGCCATAGTAGAAGCTGAAAATTCAGACAGTTGGAACTGGTTTTTGATGAATGTTAAAGAAGATTTGAATATAGAAAATGATGTAAGATGGGCATTCATATCAGATAAGCAGAAG GGTCTGATTGATGCACTTGAAGCTGTTTTCCCCAATGTTGAGCACAGATTTTGTGTGATGTATCTCTATAGAAATATGTGGAAAGACCATAAAGGAATTGGAGTTAGAATGTTGTTGTGGTTGGCAGCTAGGGCCACCACTGACTATACTTTCAATAAACACATGGAGGAGCTAAAGAAG CTGAGAAACCAAGAAGCCAATGGAGTAGGAGTGCTTTCAGAGCAATGCAAGAGTGACATTTTTGTCAACACCCACTGTGAAGTCTTCAACAGTAGCATCACAAAGTATAGGGATCTTCCTATAATATCAATGTTGAAAGCAATTCACAAAGATGTGATGAGGAGGATACAACAAAGGAGGGACAAAATGCAAAATAGCTATGCTCTGAACCCCATATATCCTAATGCCATGAGGAGGCTGAATAA GGCAATTGACCAAAGCAAAGGATGCCATGTTTTATGGAGTGGTGGTGCAAGATACTTGGTCACCATGACAGGTGGAGGTTATGAGATGGTCGTTGACTTGGAGGCACATAAATGTGCTTGCAAGAAATGGGAATTATCAGGTATCccatgctatcatgcttgtgcatGCATAGCATGGAGTAAAAAAGGTTATGAACCATTTATTCATCAATGTTTTACTAAAGACCTCTTCTTGGAATGCTACAAATATATTGTTGAGCCTATCTGTGGTGAAGAGAAATGGACAGAGACCCCATATCCTAAACCTCTTCCACCAGAGGTCAAGCCTCAAACAGGTAGGCCTAAAAAGAAAAGGAGCAAGAAAAATGATGTGGTTGGTGTTGATGCAACTAGGTTGAAAAGGCAAAATACAACTGTTAAGTGCACCTATTGCACTGAGTATGGACATAATACAAGAACCTGTCCAGCAAAG ACTTCAGACATtacaaatggatgtgaaaagacAGTTAAGATAATGAAGAAGTACATCCCCAAGAAGAAGGCACCAGAGGCACCCACAACTGGACAAACTGATATTCCTCCTGTGCAGAATCCTATTCCTCATGAAGTTAGAAATGTGACTCAGACTGACATATCAGTTCATGAGGTGCAAGGAAGAAGGACATCACCAAGAAAGATAGTGAGAGTAAGGCAGAAGTACACCCCAAAGAAGAAGGCACCTGAAACAATCTGA